Proteins co-encoded in one Coraliomargarita parva genomic window:
- a CDS encoding creatininase family protein: MNWPAYRERYLPAMTLRQIEALPAKQDAYVLLSVGAIEQHGPHLPVGVDALLGQIFLDHLMPLLPQDLPVYVAPPIQVAKSNEHTGFPGSLILSRESLRRQVLAVALQLELWGFQRIGILNTHGGNASVLKSLVRELRLEHAMLADLLPLGFEPDVASPREAAFGIHAGEFEASVLYAAMPDLTDPTVANCEWIGSLENKSRLQAEFAPATYAWKTLDISKSGTMGDAKAGSAEKGRRWIEGIARGLAGIIRSKFD, from the coding sequence ATGAACTGGCCGGCCTATCGTGAACGCTACCTTCCGGCCATGACGCTCCGGCAGATCGAGGCGTTACCGGCGAAGCAGGACGCCTATGTGCTGTTGTCGGTGGGGGCGATCGAACAGCACGGACCGCACCTGCCGGTCGGAGTCGACGCCCTTCTCGGACAGATCTTTCTCGACCACCTCATGCCGCTGTTGCCGCAGGACTTGCCCGTCTATGTGGCCCCTCCGATTCAAGTGGCCAAAAGCAACGAGCACACCGGGTTTCCCGGAAGCCTGATATTGTCGCGGGAATCGCTCCGCCGGCAAGTTCTGGCGGTGGCCCTGCAGTTGGAACTGTGGGGTTTTCAACGTATCGGAATTCTTAATACACATGGTGGCAACGCCTCGGTCTTGAAGAGCCTCGTTCGTGAGCTTCGGCTGGAACACGCCATGCTGGCCGATCTCCTGCCGCTGGGCTTCGAGCCGGATGTGGCGTCGCCGCGTGAGGCGGCCTTCGGTATCCATGCCGGGGAGTTCGAGGCCTCGGTGCTGTATGCCGCCATGCCGGATCTGACGGATCCGACGGTCGCCAACTGCGAGTGGATCGGCTCTCTGGAGAATAAATCCCGCCTGCAGGCGGAATTCGCGCCGGCCACCTATGCATGGAAAACACTGGATATTTCAAAGTCCGGCACGATGGGGGATGCCAAGGCGGGCAGTGCGGAGAAAGGTCGCCGCTGGATCGAGGGCATCGCCCGTGGGCTGGCCGGAATCATCCGGAGCAAGTTCGACTGA